Proteins found in one Polyangiaceae bacterium genomic segment:
- a CDS encoding SDR family oxidoreductase: MTHHKPIVLITGATAGIGRHVALDLARRGMHVIATGRKVEALESLAQEAKGLTLDTVRLDVTSAKSIADAQTEVHRITEGYGVDVLVNNAGYGMAAPLIETSEQDLRDQYETNVFGLMAVTRAFVPEMMARGSGRLINVSSVGGRITLPFFGAYNSTKYAVESMSDALRVELAPFGIQTALIEPGPIRSQFSERTMTFVDKYQDDSSPYAAVYRRSHEIRKRSDEQAAGPECVARAIAHAIEARRARPRYVVPFALRVGVFFSKFTPTRWIDALLGWIVGIGQAGPVAALPPSQKRPARARDIQSARA; encoded by the coding sequence ATGACTCATCACAAGCCCATCGTTCTGATCACTGGAGCCACCGCTGGCATCGGCCGTCACGTCGCCCTCGACCTCGCGCGGCGAGGGATGCACGTGATCGCGACGGGGCGGAAGGTCGAAGCGCTCGAGAGCCTGGCGCAGGAAGCCAAGGGGCTGACTCTCGATACCGTGCGGCTCGACGTCACCAGCGCGAAGTCCATCGCCGATGCGCAGACCGAGGTTCATCGCATCACCGAGGGCTATGGGGTGGACGTGCTGGTGAACAACGCGGGCTACGGCATGGCCGCGCCGCTGATCGAGACCAGCGAGCAGGATCTGCGCGACCAATACGAGACCAACGTGTTCGGGTTGATGGCGGTGACGCGTGCCTTCGTGCCAGAGATGATGGCGCGGGGCTCCGGCCGGCTGATCAACGTGAGCAGCGTGGGCGGCCGCATCACCTTGCCGTTCTTCGGCGCCTACAACTCCACCAAGTACGCAGTGGAGTCGATGTCCGATGCGTTGCGCGTGGAGCTCGCTCCCTTCGGCATCCAGACCGCGTTGATCGAGCCTGGCCCCATTCGCTCGCAGTTCTCGGAGCGAACCATGACCTTCGTCGACAAGTACCAGGACGACAGCTCACCCTACGCGGCGGTGTATCGGCGATCCCACGAGATCCGAAAGCGTTCCGACGAGCAGGCGGCGGGGCCCGAGTGCGTGGCGCGCGCCATCGCTCACGCCATCGAGGCGCGCCGGGCACGCCCGCGCTACGTGGTGCCCTTCGCGCTGCGTGTCGGCGTGTTCTTCTCGAAGTTCACGCCCACCCGTTGGATCGACGCGCTCCTCGGCTGGATCGTTGGCATCGGGCAGGCCGGCCCCGTGGCAGCACTGCCCCCGAGCCAGAAGCGCCCCGCGCGCGCTCGAGACATCCAGAGTGCTCGCGCCTAG
- a CDS encoding TetR/AcrR family transcriptional regulator, translating to MSPVASPDRASQKRDALLDAALELFAERGFHGTAVPEVAERAGVAAGTLYRYFDSKEALVNALYQREKQAFVESLRRDFPAQAPPREQFSELWKRLVTFALERPQAALFMELHHHGSYLDATSRALEEAAFAPVIAFVQRGQEQQALKPVEPMLLISLVYGAFTGMAKAALTGQLTLSPEALAIAEGCLWEAVRL from the coding sequence ATGAGCCCCGTCGCGAGCCCCGACCGCGCGTCCCAGAAGCGAGATGCGCTCTTGGACGCTGCCCTCGAGCTGTTCGCCGAACGGGGCTTCCATGGCACCGCGGTGCCCGAGGTCGCGGAACGGGCAGGGGTCGCCGCGGGCACCTTGTACCGCTACTTCGACAGCAAAGAAGCGCTGGTGAACGCGCTCTATCAGCGGGAAAAACAGGCGTTCGTGGAGAGCCTGAGGCGTGACTTCCCGGCCCAAGCACCGCCCCGAGAGCAATTCTCGGAGCTGTGGAAGCGGCTCGTGACGTTTGCGCTGGAGCGGCCCCAAGCGGCGCTCTTCATGGAACTCCACCACCACGGCTCGTATCTGGACGCGACGAGTCGGGCCCTGGAGGAAGCGGCGTTTGCCCCCGTGATCGCCTTCGTGCAACGCGGCCAGGAGCAGCAGGCGCTCAAGCCCGTGGAGCCGATGCTCTTGATTTCATTGGTTTATGGCGCATTCACCGGGATGGCCAAAGCGGCCCTGACGGGACAGCTCACGCTGAGCCCAGAGGCGCTGGCCATCGCGGAAGGCTGCCTCTGGGAAGCGGTTCGCCTGTAA
- a CDS encoding class I SAM-dependent rRNA methyltransferase, with the protein MSQQKSRLELPATLSASLEAGHPWVYRDRVPRGFSAPDGALLRVRAGSYSGWGLWDASSPIALRMLSHREEPTAAWLRTRVAEAWELRALVRSEDTNAYRLVFGEGDGLPGITVDLYDTTCVVITYADGLARLLDWLVVALRDIAPIERVVRRRRGRDHDRLELLWGSPVPGEIVVRENGMRLRVDLERGQKTGLFLDHRDNRSLVKRLAAGRRVLNLFSYTGAFSLAAALGGAEHVTSVDVSAGAMAAARQNFADNGLDPNAHEFLVRDVFEHLAEARGRGQRFDLVVSDPPSFANSRGQLKTALKAYRKLTADGLRVVRSGGLYAAASCTAQVSPEAFKSVIAEAAARVNRRFQIVHEAAHAFDHPVMIAHPEGRYLKLVLGRVLENS; encoded by the coding sequence ATGTCGCAGCAGAAAAGCCGCCTGGAGCTGCCGGCGACGCTGAGCGCGTCCCTCGAGGCGGGGCACCCCTGGGTGTACCGGGACCGCGTGCCCCGCGGCTTCAGCGCCCCGGACGGCGCCTTGCTCCGGGTGCGGGCTGGCAGTTACTCCGGTTGGGGCTTGTGGGACGCCAGCTCTCCCATCGCGCTTCGCATGCTGTCGCACCGCGAGGAGCCTACCGCCGCATGGCTCAGGACCCGTGTGGCGGAGGCGTGGGAGCTGCGCGCCCTGGTGCGGAGCGAGGACACCAATGCGTATCGCCTGGTGTTCGGTGAAGGGGACGGCCTGCCGGGCATCACGGTGGACCTCTACGACACGACCTGCGTGGTGATCACTTACGCCGACGGCCTCGCGCGGCTTCTGGATTGGTTGGTCGTTGCGCTGCGAGACATTGCCCCCATCGAACGGGTGGTGCGGCGTCGTCGCGGCCGCGATCACGATCGCCTCGAGCTGCTGTGGGGAAGCCCGGTGCCGGGCGAGATCGTGGTGCGCGAGAACGGCATGCGGCTGCGCGTGGACCTCGAGCGCGGGCAGAAGACCGGGCTCTTTCTCGACCACCGTGATAACCGCAGCTTGGTGAAGCGCTTGGCCGCTGGGCGCCGCGTGCTCAACTTGTTCAGCTACACGGGGGCCTTCTCGTTGGCGGCGGCGCTGGGCGGCGCCGAGCACGTGACCAGCGTGGACGTGTCCGCCGGCGCCATGGCCGCTGCGCGGCAGAACTTCGCGGACAACGGCCTCGACCCGAACGCCCACGAGTTCCTTGTTCGAGACGTGTTCGAGCACTTGGCCGAGGCCCGGGGTCGGGGCCAGCGCTTCGACCTGGTCGTGAGCGACCCGCCGAGCTTCGCCAACAGCCGCGGCCAGCTGAAAACGGCTTTGAAAGCCTATCGTAAGCTGACCGCGGACGGTCTTCGGGTGGTGCGGTCGGGGGGGCTCTACGCCGCCGCCAGCTGCACTGCCCAGGTGAGCCCGGAGGCGTTCAAGAGCGTGATTGCGGAAGCGGCGGCACGAGTGAACCGCCGCTTCCAGATCGTGCACGAGGCGGCGCACGCCTTCGATCATCCGGTGATGATCGCGCACCCGGAGGGCCGCTACCTGAAGCTCGTCTTGGGTCGCGTGCTCGAGAACAGCTAG
- a CDS encoding DUF962 domain-containing protein: MIRLNPEWTDLYEKYRLDHQDPRNQACHKIGIPMIVASFPVGATLVGLPLAATLFSVGWGFQFAGHVFEGKKPSFVDDRRSLLVGVLWCLEKYGVKVVEPSSV; encoded by the coding sequence ATGATTCGCCTGAATCCCGAGTGGACGGACCTGTACGAAAAATACCGCCTCGACCATCAGGACCCGAGGAACCAAGCCTGCCACAAGATCGGCATCCCGATGATCGTCGCGAGCTTCCCGGTGGGCGCCACGCTGGTGGGCTTGCCGCTGGCGGCCACCCTGTTTTCCGTCGGATGGGGGTTTCAGTTCGCGGGCCACGTGTTCGAAGGCAAGAAGCCGTCCTTCGTGGACGATCGCCGGAGTCTCTTGGTGGGCGTGCTTTGGTGCCTGGAGAAGTACGGAGTTAAAGTCGTCGAGCCATCGTCCGTATGA
- a CDS encoding FHA domain-containing protein: MITRTRWWLRASDSTAEIGEQPLLLGRSSTCHIAFPEDPLASRVHAKLWHEGTGVMVQDLDSTNGTFVNEHRITSPQLLGSGARLRIGSQLFWLHAGESAPRGVRNASTVGDLPAHLREAAEGETIAPTDTTSVFAMVAPMVEAAFSSGNVNEALRILEPCLDAVVTEARRGDQGDPEVLSRAAEYALRLAEATGHGAWLDYLVELAEKSGVSPPRTVRQRIAQVAANLDGATRNWQPLSAP; the protein is encoded by the coding sequence GTGATTACGCGTACCCGCTGGTGGCTTCGGGCGTCTGACAGCACCGCAGAGATTGGCGAGCAGCCGCTGCTCCTCGGACGCAGCTCGACCTGCCACATCGCGTTTCCGGAGGACCCGCTTGCAAGCCGCGTCCACGCCAAGCTGTGGCACGAGGGTACGGGCGTGATGGTCCAGGATCTGGACAGCACGAACGGGACGTTCGTAAACGAGCACCGCATCACCTCTCCGCAGCTGCTGGGCAGCGGCGCCAGACTCCGCATCGGATCACAGCTATTTTGGCTGCACGCGGGAGAATCGGCCCCGCGGGGAGTGCGGAATGCCTCCACCGTGGGGGACCTACCCGCCCACCTCCGAGAAGCCGCGGAAGGTGAGACCATTGCCCCCACGGACACCACGTCCGTGTTCGCCATGGTAGCGCCCATGGTCGAGGCCGCCTTCTCCAGCGGCAACGTGAACGAGGCCCTACGCATTCTCGAGCCCTGCCTGGACGCGGTAGTCACGGAGGCGCGGCGCGGAGACCAAGGGGACCCCGAGGTCCTGAGCCGTGCCGCGGAGTACGCCCTCAGGCTGGCGGAGGCCACGGGGCACGGCGCTTGGCTCGACTACCTGGTGGAGCTGGCGGAGAAGAGCGGTGTTTCCCCACCACGGACCGTGCGCCAACGAATCGCCCAGGTGGCCGCCAACCTGGACGGCGCGACACGTAACTGGCAGCCGCTGTCAGCGCCCTGA
- a CDS encoding TlpA family protein disulfide reductase, translating to MRRRSHQPIRVRFLGRLSTLIALGAALSACDQGEKVPQASRSRSQAVVATATTSAAAPVVVPSATAKPEKPRKKLCEGQLAKPGKAFPEGKLARKAAAGAAALPTEPAIGKGWTWVNFWAAWCAPCKEEMPRLLSWQTKLRAAGAAFSVVFVSMDDDERQLSDFLAAQPDKGVRQSYWLSDEKERGEWLTQAGVDEDPDLPVHLLVDPSGKIRCTVSGAVNDSDYETVQKIVSGR from the coding sequence ATGCGACGACGAAGCCATCAACCGATCCGCGTTCGTTTCCTGGGTCGACTGTCGACTCTGATCGCCCTCGGCGCGGCGCTGTCCGCTTGCGACCAGGGCGAGAAGGTGCCGCAGGCCTCGCGCTCCAGAAGCCAGGCCGTCGTCGCGACCGCGACCACCAGCGCGGCGGCTCCGGTGGTCGTGCCATCGGCCACGGCAAAGCCCGAGAAGCCGCGCAAGAAGCTGTGTGAGGGACAGCTCGCGAAACCGGGCAAAGCGTTCCCCGAGGGCAAGCTAGCGCGCAAGGCAGCGGCCGGCGCGGCGGCGCTGCCAACGGAGCCGGCCATCGGCAAAGGCTGGACCTGGGTGAACTTCTGGGCTGCGTGGTGTGCGCCGTGCAAGGAGGAGATGCCGAGGCTGCTCTCGTGGCAGACGAAGCTGCGCGCCGCGGGCGCGGCCTTCTCCGTGGTGTTCGTGTCCATGGACGACGACGAGCGCCAGCTCTCGGACTTCCTCGCGGCGCAGCCCGACAAGGGCGTGCGCCAGAGCTATTGGCTGTCGGACGAAAAAGAGCGGGGCGAGTGGCTGACGCAAGCGGGTGTCGACGAGGACCCGGATCTTCCGGTACACCTCCTCGTGGACCCCAGCGGCAAGATTCGCTGCACGGTTTCCGGCGCCGTCAACGACTCGGACTACGAGACGGTGCAGAAGATCGTTTCAGGGCGCTGA
- a CDS encoding OmpA family protein, translating into MNARWIAAGAGIVTCLLLVLGLTLVVHSSVASAGERLVTPEAERPKVAIAADAEEKYCTQRFKQVLERVLHSCGLATGEDRRGCKPTDVKTFASINDEDFNELFHPLEKRGGVVLFDEGEDKLDDKAKKLLTERWLDRKGARYFFVVARASKTGTPAKNRALSHRRANSVMYFLKELSKDPDIEKKVGLLWLGNEYAQLPPEYCSWPNSRPEKKCDDEAINRSAFVSWVDCRL; encoded by the coding sequence ATGAACGCGCGCTGGATTGCGGCGGGAGCTGGCATCGTCACCTGCCTCCTCCTCGTGCTCGGCCTGACGCTGGTCGTGCACTCCTCCGTGGCATCCGCCGGGGAACGCTTGGTCACCCCCGAGGCGGAACGTCCGAAGGTCGCCATCGCGGCGGACGCGGAGGAGAAATACTGCACGCAGCGCTTCAAGCAAGTGCTCGAACGCGTGCTTCACTCCTGCGGCTTGGCCACGGGGGAGGATCGCCGCGGCTGCAAGCCGACGGACGTGAAGACCTTCGCCTCGATCAACGACGAGGACTTCAACGAGTTGTTTCACCCCCTCGAGAAGCGAGGCGGTGTGGTGCTGTTCGACGAGGGTGAGGACAAGCTCGACGACAAGGCGAAGAAGCTGCTCACCGAGCGTTGGCTCGATCGCAAGGGCGCGCGCTACTTCTTCGTCGTGGCTCGTGCATCGAAGACGGGCACGCCGGCGAAGAACCGTGCCCTTTCGCATCGGCGCGCCAATTCCGTGATGTACTTCCTGAAAGAGCTGTCCAAGGACCCGGACATCGAGAAGAAGGTCGGTCTGCTCTGGCTCGGAAATGAGTACGCTCAGTTGCCCCCGGAGTACTGTTCCTGGCCCAATTCGCGCCCGGAGAAGAAATGCGACGACGAAGCCATCAACCGATCCGCGTTCGTTTCCTGGGTCGACTGTCGACTCTGA
- a CDS encoding VWA domain-containing protein — protein MSYLRPLFALSLAAVVAGCGSSDDLGAEAGNTPGAGGTKGSCVGCDGPKDPQPFENDLSRGSGGAGGLGGAGPGGGAGGGPQSLPAACNNLPQSPRPFTTASADSNGWASATWAREQLQQPASPVPVGVRTQDFLNYYFVDLTSGNSTPASGSNAPIVSIQLAPSPNVPKLYNLMVALQAPTMPRSPRWVSVVVDTRSSMGAVAIERAQASLVALASSLDQGDHVDLLTTDPSSEPVAFDVDQAGAPALKKLAAALFAGKDEGNLADALTRAYDVAHATPAPANASRRLFMISNGPDDPSTLPTAAIQGNAQQGLLLVSVGTGPALQHGDRTLRAAAKAGRGHYLYVDSAAEAQRVFDQQAGEIFGIAFEDVQLEVQVPWYFELLTDESEVTNTASFDEVDPQNLAAGGHSTLLFKLEACDDSVLAQGDDLSVTVSWRDPSAVERVNHTVATTVPKAMADTTQLDAALAVFSYAEALKTLDSRRLQEALTLTNAGLAKQPGDAHLTEIAALIAKHPALELP, from the coding sequence ATGAGCTACCTTCGCCCCCTGTTCGCCCTGTCGTTGGCTGCCGTGGTGGCGGGTTGCGGTTCGTCGGACGATCTGGGCGCGGAAGCAGGCAACACGCCCGGGGCCGGGGGTACCAAGGGCAGCTGTGTGGGATGCGACGGCCCCAAGGATCCCCAGCCCTTCGAGAACGATCTCTCGCGGGGGAGCGGCGGAGCGGGTGGTCTGGGAGGTGCCGGCCCAGGAGGTGGCGCTGGAGGCGGGCCTCAGTCGCTGCCCGCCGCGTGCAACAACCTGCCCCAGAGCCCGCGGCCGTTCACGACCGCCTCCGCGGACAGCAACGGCTGGGCGAGCGCCACGTGGGCTCGGGAACAATTACAGCAACCCGCGTCTCCCGTTCCCGTGGGCGTGCGGACCCAGGACTTCCTCAATTACTACTTCGTGGATCTCACTTCGGGCAATTCGACCCCCGCGTCGGGCTCGAACGCCCCGATCGTATCGATCCAGCTCGCACCGTCTCCCAACGTACCCAAGCTCTACAACTTGATGGTGGCGCTGCAGGCACCGACGATGCCGCGTTCGCCGCGCTGGGTGAGCGTCGTGGTGGACACGCGGTCCAGCATGGGTGCTGTCGCCATCGAGCGAGCGCAAGCCTCGTTGGTCGCCCTTGCCAGCAGCCTCGACCAGGGAGACCACGTCGACTTGCTCACCACGGATCCGTCCTCCGAACCGGTGGCGTTCGATGTGGACCAGGCTGGAGCGCCCGCTCTGAAAAAGTTGGCCGCTGCGCTCTTCGCCGGCAAGGACGAAGGCAATCTCGCGGACGCCCTTACGCGAGCCTATGACGTCGCTCACGCCACGCCTGCGCCCGCGAACGCTTCGCGAAGGCTATTCATGATCAGCAATGGCCCGGACGACCCCAGCACGCTGCCCACCGCCGCCATCCAAGGCAACGCGCAGCAGGGCCTGTTGCTCGTTTCCGTGGGCACCGGCCCGGCGCTTCAGCACGGAGATCGCACGTTGCGGGCCGCCGCCAAGGCGGGTCGCGGTCACTACCTGTACGTGGACAGTGCTGCCGAAGCACAGCGCGTGTTCGACCAACAGGCAGGTGAGATCTTCGGCATCGCCTTCGAGGATGTCCAGCTCGAGGTGCAGGTGCCTTGGTACTTCGAGCTGCTGACGGATGAGAGCGAAGTCACCAACACCGCGAGCTTCGACGAAGTGGATCCTCAGAATTTGGCCGCTGGCGGGCACTCCACCCTGCTGTTCAAGTTGGAGGCCTGCGACGACAGCGTTCTCGCGCAGGGTGACGACCTCAGTGTCACCGTGAGTTGGCGAGATCCCTCGGCCGTCGAGCGTGTGAACCACACGGTGGCAACCACGGTGCCCAAGGCGATGGCAGACACCACCCAGCTCGACGCGGCGCTCGCCGTGTTCAGCTACGCGGAAGCGCTCAAGACTCTCGACTCTCGCCGACTGCAGGAAGCCCTGACCCTGACGAACGCTGGCTTGGCGAAGCAGCCCGGCGACGCTCACCTCACGGAGATCGCTGCGCTCATCGCCAAGCACCCCGCTCTCGAGCTGCCCTGA
- a CDS encoding tetratricopeptide repeat protein yields MMRRLALSATLALALSACGGASRQSAAPTLPPANPKAVSKMAQGVAAAKEKGGEARAIELLRASVKMDPNLWEARYDLGVLLAERGELTDAEKELGAAFKLAPNAEDVAVALAETRRRLGDPSEAVAVLEPFVKKQPKAVAARIALVSALRESGKVDQAIEHAHEVLVRRPSDPSALAELAMSHLERGETDTAELLITEALKGDPNNAVAERTAGLISLKKGDDAVAFRHFAHASELDPKDTTARLNTGTVLLQAGVYDKAAEEFRAVTAIKPDDVPAALGLAASLRGLGSRDKPGPYHEAEKILKGILDREPKNASALFNLGILYSDFLQRPADAKPVLQKFLDVSSKSNPARAEAQRIVAGQKK; encoded by the coding sequence GTGATGCGGCGCTTGGCCCTTTCGGCCACCCTGGCTCTGGCTCTGTCGGCCTGCGGCGGTGCTTCACGCCAATCCGCCGCGCCCACCCTTCCTCCCGCCAACCCGAAGGCCGTGAGCAAGATGGCGCAGGGGGTGGCGGCGGCGAAGGAGAAGGGTGGGGAGGCCCGGGCGATCGAGCTCTTGCGAGCTTCCGTCAAGATGGATCCGAATCTGTGGGAGGCTCGCTACGATCTCGGCGTGCTTTTGGCGGAGCGGGGCGAGCTCACGGATGCCGAGAAGGAGCTCGGTGCCGCATTCAAGCTGGCACCGAACGCGGAAGACGTGGCGGTGGCGCTGGCGGAAACGCGTCGCCGCTTGGGAGACCCTTCGGAAGCCGTGGCGGTGCTCGAGCCGTTCGTCAAGAAGCAGCCGAAGGCCGTTGCAGCACGCATTGCGCTGGTGAGCGCCTTGCGTGAATCCGGCAAGGTGGACCAAGCCATCGAGCATGCGCACGAGGTCTTGGTTCGTCGCCCGAGTGACCCCAGCGCCTTGGCCGAGCTCGCGATGAGCCACCTGGAGCGAGGAGAGACGGACACTGCGGAGTTGCTCATCACGGAGGCGCTGAAGGGCGATCCGAACAACGCCGTCGCCGAGCGCACCGCAGGTCTGATCTCGCTCAAGAAGGGGGACGACGCGGTGGCGTTCCGGCACTTCGCTCACGCCAGTGAGCTGGATCCGAAGGACACCACGGCGCGGCTCAACACCGGCACCGTGCTGTTGCAGGCCGGCGTCTACGACAAGGCGGCGGAAGAGTTTCGCGCCGTGACGGCCATCAAGCCCGACGACGTGCCCGCGGCGTTGGGGCTGGCTGCGTCTCTGCGTGGGCTCGGGAGCCGGGACAAGCCGGGGCCCTATCACGAGGCCGAAAAGATCCTGAAGGGCATCCTGGATCGCGAGCCCAAGAACGCCTCCGCACTGTTCAACCTGGGGATCTTGTATTCCGACTTCCTGCAACGCCCCGCAGACGCCAAGCCCGTGCTTCAGAAGTTCTTGGACGTTTCGTCCAAGAGCAATCCGGCGCGCGCCGAGGCCCAGCGCATCGTCGCGGGCCAGAAGAAGTGA